A genomic segment from Verrucomicrobiota bacterium encodes:
- a CDS encoding exosortase/archaeosortase family protein, with product MDSSRQSHASLSSGIVLSVLLVAACWIATIRIIWNDWVVDPQYSYGMLVPLLSVGLLMKRWEDRPAPTRLSRGGRAAGIIFLMAGALLLALVIPLAEGNPDWRPLGLAASLASVMVTLSVAFELGGRAWLRHFLFPIAFFLIAVPWPRNFEQSLMSLLMSWNTSATIEILHWSGCEAIRQGNLILLPTGVLGVEEACSGIRSLQSGLMVALFFGEVFRLHPIRRLLLLVVALFAALAGNIVRSSLLAVVASRQGIGAVSTWHDSAGLIVLLMTVSAVFACALRWKRKLSGGSAMNGSKNPATAVSRKSGAGALWKPSLWILAPVLSILVGSMMATELWFRIHDLPSGRGWGWEVARRVGVAGVSDVPIAPRTLRMLFYPDGFSEKWMGASGEVGQAFYLEWPPGRTALQSVQMHSPEVCLSNMGMHLERQLGDTEFGTPAERIGLHGWLFSQQGWPVYVFHSIMEQGKVGGVSMIRDQSLKGRVRNVMMGTRNRGQRMVEVAFWNLPSEAAARDALKRYFQETLTVSPPVSPLRD from the coding sequence ATGGATAGTTCACGGCAGAGTCATGCATCTCTCTCTTCGGGAATCGTGCTCTCCGTGCTGCTGGTAGCGGCCTGCTGGATCGCGACGATCCGTATCATCTGGAATGATTGGGTGGTTGATCCCCAGTACAGTTACGGGATGCTGGTCCCATTGCTGAGTGTCGGCTTGCTGATGAAGCGCTGGGAGGATCGCCCCGCGCCGACGAGGCTCTCCCGCGGAGGACGTGCTGCAGGAATAATTTTCCTGATGGCGGGGGCGCTTCTTCTGGCTCTGGTGATCCCTCTGGCCGAAGGGAATCCTGACTGGAGGCCTCTGGGGTTGGCGGCCTCGCTTGCATCGGTGATGGTGACGCTGTCCGTGGCCTTCGAGTTGGGCGGGCGTGCCTGGCTTAGGCATTTTTTGTTTCCGATCGCCTTCTTTCTCATCGCTGTGCCGTGGCCCAGAAACTTCGAGCAGTCGTTGATGTCCCTGCTGATGTCATGGAACACATCGGCAACGATTGAGATTCTTCATTGGTCAGGCTGTGAGGCGATCAGGCAGGGCAATCTGATTCTCCTGCCCACCGGGGTACTGGGGGTCGAGGAGGCCTGCAGCGGGATCCGATCCCTGCAGAGCGGTCTGATGGTGGCGCTCTTCTTCGGCGAGGTTTTCCGGCTTCATCCGATCCGGCGCTTGTTGCTTCTTGTCGTGGCCCTGTTTGCGGCTCTTGCGGGCAATATCGTGAGAAGTTCCCTGCTAGCTGTTGTGGCTTCCCGTCAGGGAATCGGTGCCGTGTCGACATGGCATGACTCCGCGGGCCTGATTGTTCTGCTGATGACGGTCTCCGCAGTGTTTGCCTGTGCGCTGCGCTGGAAGCGCAAGCTATCCGGGGGGTCCGCCATGAATGGCTCCAAGAATCCCGCCACCGCAGTCTCCCGCAAGTCCGGCGCAGGCGCTCTCTGGAAACCTTCCCTGTGGATCCTGGCGCCGGTTCTCTCGATCCTAGTCGGATCGATGATGGCAACCGAGTTGTGGTTTCGGATCCATGACCTGCCGTCAGGCAGAGGCTGGGGATGGGAGGTCGCCCGGCGCGTCGGGGTGGCGGGTGTCTCCGATGTCCCGATCGCTCCAAGGACGCTGCGCATGTTATTCTACCCGGATGGTTTTTCCGAGAAATGGATGGGAGCCTCCGGGGAGGTGGGACAGGCATTCTATCTCGAGTGGCCCCCGGGTCGGACGGCTCTGCAGTCCGTCCAGATGCACAGCCCCGAAGTCTGCCTTTCCAACATGGGTATGCATCTGGAACGTCAGCTAGGGGATACGGAGTTCGGTACGCCGGCAGAGAGGATCGGATTGCATGGCTGGCTTTTCTCACAGCAAGGCTGGCCGGTGTATGTCTTTCACTCGATCATGGAGCAAGGAAAAGTGGGGGGTGTTTCCATGATTCGTGACCAGTCGCTGAAGGGTCGCGTCAGGAATGTGATGATGGGGACGCGTAACAGGGGCCAGAGGATGGTAGAGGTGGCTTTCTGGAACCTTCCCTCCGAGGCCGCCGCCCGCGATGCCCTGAAGCGGTATTTCCAAGAGACATTGACGGTGAGTCCGCCAGTGTCTCCGCTAAGGGACTAA
- a CDS encoding exopolysaccharide biosynthesis polyprenyl glycosylphosphotransferase translates to MVHDNQSSLPAERHGERKSNSPDSRKTSRVRGSKRKSYFALYAGFLDVLLWLGLYFSLTQITGDYNIVSPASILLPLGVLMVSIALVGGYRFRTDFASLRYASEHLIAMTCGYFVAAFALYVVASFGPAATSSRAIFSLSVVAFAVVTLVVRRIFWFSTVDWRDKGKILAIVDKDLGPVFYRDYLASNQRQQVEYLAADLSMLGSRLAGEDSPLLKSNADHLLTQLRGNHVHAFESIVVASRFSHLDHRILEKLGQIQFELMPVYLMETFYENYWQKVPVNLIGPTWPLETEFTLVNHSVYSTVKRCVDFLIALTALIIISPILLLVMLVILILDGRPVIYSQPRTGIHGVPFTLYKFRSMKVGSDKGDGYTREGDSRVSRLGSFLRKSRLDELPQLWNVLKGDMSLIGPRAEWVRLVADYERQIPHYHYRHLVSPGITGWAQVNYPYGASLEDTVQKFSYDLYYIRNFSLRLDAEVILKTLHTMLFGKGR, encoded by the coding sequence ATGGTTCATGACAATCAATCCAGTCTGCCTGCAGAGAGGCACGGTGAGAGGAAGTCGAATTCTCCCGATAGCCGCAAAACAAGCCGGGTGAGAGGAAGCAAGAGGAAGTCGTATTTCGCGCTGTATGCGGGATTCCTCGATGTGCTGCTCTGGTTGGGGCTCTATTTCAGTCTGACGCAGATCACGGGTGACTATAACATCGTCTCCCCCGCGTCGATCCTGCTTCCGCTCGGCGTGCTGATGGTATCGATCGCGCTGGTGGGAGGGTATCGATTCCGCACGGACTTTGCCTCCCTGCGCTATGCCAGCGAACACCTGATCGCGATGACCTGCGGGTATTTTGTCGCTGCCTTCGCTCTCTATGTGGTGGCCTCCTTCGGCCCCGCGGCCACATCGAGTAGGGCGATCTTCTCGCTCTCGGTGGTTGCCTTTGCAGTCGTCACCCTGGTGGTAAGACGGATCTTCTGGTTCTCTACGGTGGATTGGCGTGACAAGGGGAAAATCCTCGCCATCGTGGACAAGGATCTGGGGCCTGTCTTTTACAGGGATTATCTCGCCAGCAATCAGCGCCAACAGGTCGAGTATCTTGCGGCTGATCTTTCCATGCTGGGCAGTCGTCTGGCCGGTGAGGATTCACCCCTGCTGAAATCCAATGCGGACCATCTTCTGACGCAACTCCGGGGCAATCATGTGCATGCCTTTGAGTCGATCGTTGTGGCTTCGCGCTTCTCCCACTTGGACCATCGGATACTGGAGAAACTTGGACAAATTCAGTTCGAGCTGATGCCGGTGTACCTCATGGAAACCTTTTACGAGAACTACTGGCAGAAAGTGCCGGTCAATCTGATCGGCCCTACATGGCCGCTGGAGACGGAGTTCACCCTGGTGAATCACTCAGTATACTCCACGGTCAAGAGGTGCGTGGATTTCCTGATCGCCCTGACGGCATTGATCATCATTTCGCCGATCCTGTTGCTGGTGATGCTGGTGATCCTAATTCTCGACGGTAGGCCGGTGATTTACTCTCAGCCACGGACCGGCATTCATGGTGTGCCTTTCACGCTCTACAAGTTCCGCTCGATGAAGGTCGGAAGCGACAAGGGTGACGGCTACACTCGGGAAGGTGACAGTAGGGTATCGCGTCTCGGCTCCTTCCTGAGAAAGTCCCGTCTGGATGAGCTTCCCCAGCTCTGGAATGTACTCAAGGGTGACATGAGCCTGATCGGCCCGCGCGCCGAGTGGGTGAGGTTGGTCGCCGACTACGAACGTCAGATCCCGCACTATCACTATCGTCATCTGGTTAGTCCCGGCATCACCGGATGGGCTCAGGTGAACTATCCCTACGGCGCCTCGCTGGAGGATACCGTGCAGAAATTCTCCTACGATCTCTACTACATCAGGAATTTCTCACTGCGTCTGGATGCAGAGGTCATCCTCAAGACCCTTCATACAATGCTCTTCGGCAAGGGGAGGTAG
- a CDS encoding glycosyltransferase family 4 protein — MPSILFINRVYPPESGATGRVLEYVAHGFIAAGWDVSVLTTAGDRSNAGEEIRSGVKVIRVACGFSKRSLIARALGYALMIPSLLLKALMLPRADVVVTKTDPPMLLILGPFLKVLKGSKLIHWAQDLYPEIAEEAGVLPKGGAGGLVTGLLRLLSTLSMRSHDLTLAVGRCMVGHLKARGIPEGSIRVVTNAGVEDDIVPVSRENNNFRKRHGLDGAFVVEYSGNLGRAHDFGTILEAARLLEELEEREERGEMGVRFLFVGSGPGEGMLRGEVARMGLSSILFLPPQPVGLLSESLGAGDLHLVTMKSEMVGLVVPSKFYGVMAAGRPCLFVGPEGSEVALVIREQGVGEVIAPGDAQGLVMAILRYRGAPEVMEQAGGRGRLFLKEVDSLGLFLKCAADLVESP; from the coding sequence ATGCCTTCCATCCTCTTCATCAACCGGGTCTATCCTCCTGAAAGCGGGGCGACGGGGCGCGTTCTGGAATATGTGGCGCATGGTTTTATCGCCGCAGGATGGGATGTCTCGGTGCTGACGACGGCGGGTGATAGATCCAATGCCGGCGAGGAGATCCGGAGCGGGGTGAAGGTGATCCGCGTGGCTTGCGGTTTCTCCAAGAGAAGCCTGATCGCACGGGCGCTCGGTTATGCGCTGATGATCCCGTCGCTTTTGCTGAAAGCCCTGATGCTTCCCCGTGCGGATGTGGTGGTGACGAAGACGGATCCTCCAATGCTCCTGATACTCGGCCCGTTCCTAAAGGTGCTGAAGGGCTCGAAGCTGATCCACTGGGCACAGGATCTCTATCCGGAAATCGCCGAGGAGGCGGGAGTGCTGCCCAAGGGGGGTGCGGGTGGTTTGGTGACCGGTCTGCTCAGGCTTCTCTCGACGCTCTCGATGAGGAGTCACGATCTGACGCTGGCTGTCGGTAGGTGCATGGTCGGGCACCTGAAGGCGAGGGGGATCCCGGAGGGAAGTATCCGGGTGGTGACCAATGCGGGTGTCGAGGATGACATTGTGCCGGTGTCCCGTGAAAACAACAATTTCCGGAAACGGCATGGGCTGGATGGTGCGTTCGTTGTGGAGTACTCGGGCAACCTCGGGAGGGCGCATGACTTCGGGACGATTCTGGAGGCGGCGCGCCTACTTGAAGAGCTCGAAGAGCGGGAAGAGCGGGGGGAGATGGGGGTCAGGTTCCTCTTCGTGGGAAGCGGTCCCGGTGAGGGCATGCTCCGCGGTGAGGTGGCGCGGATGGGATTGTCCTCCATACTCTTCCTCCCGCCTCAGCCGGTGGGATTGCTCTCGGAGAGTCTCGGTGCCGGTGATCTGCATCTGGTGACGATGAAGTCGGAAATGGTAGGACTGGTGGTGCCGAGCAAGTTCTACGGGGTGATGGCCGCTGGGCGCCCTTGTCTCTTTGTGGGGCCTGAAGGCTCGGAGGTGGCCCTCGTGATCCGTGAGCAAGGGGTGGGCGAGGTGATCGCTCCGGGGGATGCCCAAGGGCTCGTCATGGCGATCCTGAGGTATCGCGGGGCTCCGGAAGTGATGGAGCAGGCGGGGGGGAGGGGCCGGCTCTTTCTGAAAGAGGTGGATTCTCTCGGGCTGTTCCTGAAATGCGCCGCCGACTTGGTTGAATCGCCTTGA
- a CDS encoding YdcF family protein, which produces MRRIPAVIAVLALLVLAAFWFLESPLFPRAWPHVLMLKSSEGRADCLILLGGEQEARPVKVAKLYRDGLAPRIFITGEGDFGANKKRLLASGVPESAITMEVASKTTLQNARLLRPMLEKEGVRSALIVTSPFHMRRALAVFQHEIPEVRFAITQTSPEYWGTKKGKKNVQLNASLELVKIVYYWAVYGVKPWGVEGRVTRVEGQMGKG; this is translated from the coding sequence ATGAGGAGAATCCCTGCCGTTATCGCGGTGCTGGCCCTGCTGGTCCTCGCCGCGTTCTGGTTTCTGGAATCTCCCTTGTTCCCTCGAGCCTGGCCGCATGTGCTGATGCTGAAATCCTCGGAGGGCCGTGCAGATTGCCTTATCCTGCTGGGTGGAGAGCAGGAGGCTCGTCCGGTGAAGGTGGCGAAACTCTACCGCGATGGTCTGGCGCCCAGGATCTTTATCACGGGTGAGGGAGACTTCGGGGCCAACAAGAAGCGGTTGCTGGCCTCGGGAGTTCCGGAATCGGCGATCACGATGGAGGTCGCTTCCAAAACCACGCTTCAGAATGCGAGACTTCTGCGCCCGATGCTGGAGAAGGAGGGAGTCAGGTCGGCCCTGATCGTGACGTCACCCTTCCACATGCGTCGGGCACTCGCGGTGTTCCAGCATGAGATACCAGAGGTGAGATTTGCCATTACGCAAACCTCCCCCGAATATTGGGGAACAAAAAAGGGCAAAAAAAACGTACAACTCAATGCCTCCCTCGAACTCGTGAAGATCGTCTACTACTGGGCTGTGTATGGGGTGAAGCCATGGGGAGTCGAGGGTCGAGTGACGAGGGTCGAGGGCCAGATGGGGAAAGGCTAA